ACTTGTGGAACCTGAAATAACATCCACTATTGATATGACACTAGAGAATCCCAGTTTGGGATCTGATTCCCTGGAAATGGATAACGATTCATTATCTAGTGCAAAGGCtgcttttgatgattttttgggCGAGGTTAGGGACTCCATCAACACTTCAGTAAATAATGGAGGAAATGTTGTGCAAAGCTCACTAGACACAATTACTTCTTCAATAACATCGATTAAGGAAGGTGCTTCAGAAGCAGTAGATGGTGTCTTGAGTAAAGTATTCTCTACTTTTGATCAAACAGGAGAATTAGCTAGCGATAGATTGACTAGCTTTTCATCTGGTTTGAGGGAAGCCACACAAACTGCTACTGGCACTTCTATTGATGTGCTCAGAGTTGCAATCACTGCAGTGGAGGAATCTATAGCAAAAGGGGcttcttttgttgtttattcTTATGGGCCTGCCAAGGATTTGCTTCCTCCAAAGATCAGAGGTGCACTGAATCTGTCTGAAGAAAGGGTAACACAGATTTTAAGGCCAATTGGTGCAACTTTTCAACAGGTACATTATGCTTGGCACG
This genomic interval from Populus nigra chromosome 11, ddPopNigr1.1, whole genome shotgun sequence contains the following:
- the LOC133667907 gene encoding uncharacterized protein LOC133667907 isoform X1; the encoded protein is MTLENPSLGSDSLEMDNDSLSSAKAAFDDFLGEVRDSINTSVNNGGNVVQSSLDTITSSITSIKEGASEAVDGVLSKVFSTFDQTGELASDRLTSFSSGLREATQTATGTSIDVLRVAITAVEESIAKGASFVVYSYGPAKDLLPPKIRGALNLSEERVTQILRPIGATFQQVYIAIEGLEKRLGLDPNDPVVPFVLFLGTSATLWYGCPFVHKGFVYLICITWEA
- the LOC133667907 gene encoding uncharacterized protein LOC133667907 isoform X2, which encodes MTLENPSLGSDSLEMDNDSLSSAKAAFDDFLGEVRDSINTSVNNGGNVVQSSLDTITSSITSIKEGASEAVDGVLSKVFSTFDQTGELASDRLTSFSSGLREATQTATGTSIDVLRVAITAVEESIAKGASFVVYSYGPAKDLLPPKIRGALNLSEERVTQILRPIGATFQQVYIAIEGLEKRLGLDPNDPVVPFVLFLGTSATLWGFYRVWVYGGYSGDLSP
- the LOC133667907 gene encoding uncharacterized protein LOC133667907 isoform X4, whose translation is MTLENPSLGSDSLEMDNDSLSSAKAAFDDFLGEVRDSINTSVNNGGNVVQSSLDTITSSITSIKEGASEAVDGVLSKVFSTFDQTGELASDRLTSFSSGLREATQTATGTSIDVLRVAITAVEESIAKGASFVVYSYGPAKDLLPPKIRGALNLSEERVTQILRPIGATFQQGRKTPYLLMFGLRQESKKIKQELELGCIPFS
- the LOC133667907 gene encoding uncharacterized protein LOC133667907 isoform X3 is translated as MTLENPSLGSDSLEMDNDSLSSAKAAFDDFLGEVRDSINTSVNNGGNVVQSSLDTITSSITSIKEGASEAVDGVLSKVFSTFDQTGELASDRLTSFSSGLREATQTATGTSIDVLRVAITAVEESIAKGASFVVYSYGPAKDLLPPKIRGALNLSEERVTQILRPIGATFQQVYIAIEGLEKRLGLDPNDPVVPFVLFLGTSATLWEGRRHTY